A region from the Metopolophium dirhodum isolate CAU chromosome 9, ASM1992520v1, whole genome shotgun sequence genome encodes:
- the LOC132953066 gene encoding uncharacterized protein LOC132953066: MYTVFDVCCAGWDGIAGRLNLVMELAPTNLDHAIRRLAAAGRTASTGHGKLYAYQMFRGLGYVHETAGLCHRDVKPSNLLLYPVTGVLKLCDFGSAKDLLDGVPNTRYACSRHYRAPELLFDQPPDAPDYTVAVDVWSAGCVYAELTAGAPLYPGTSVPHQRALVARPPSFPGWAPADVIRLMAATLRYDPSARPTASEACDHECFDALRRPGGHRLPPLFDDYDGDDADDYYDD, encoded by the coding sequence ATGTATACAGTATTTGACGTGTGCTGTGCAGGGTGGGACGGCATCGCCGGTCGGCTGAACTTGGTAATGGAATTGGCGCCGACCAACTTGGACCACGCGATCCGACGGCTGGCCGCGGCCGGGCGGACGGCGAGCACGGGCCACGGCAAGCTGTACGCGTACCAGATGTTCAGGGGCTTGGGGTACGTGCACGAGACGGCGGGACTGTGCCACAGGGACGTGAAACCAAGCAACCTGTTGCTGTACCCGGTCACGGGCGTGCTCAAGCTGTGCGACTTCGGCAGCGCGAAGGACCTGTTGGACGGCGTGCCGAACACCCGGTACGCTTGTTCCCGCCACTACCGGGCGCCCGAGCTGCTGTTCGACCAACCGCCCGACGCGCCCGACTACACCGTCGCGGTGGACGTGTGGAGCGCCGGTTGCGTGTACGCCGAACTCACGGCGGGCGCTCCCCTGTACCCGGGCACGAGCGTGCCGCACCAGCGAGCGTTGGTCGCGCGCCCGCCGTCGTTCCCGGGCTGGGCCCCGGCCGACGTGATCCGGTTGATGGCGGCCACGCTCCGGTACGACCCGTCCGCCAGGCCGACGGCGTCGGAAGCTTGCGACCACGAGTGTTTCGACGCGCTCAGACGACCGGGTGGCCATCGCTTGCCGCCGCTGTTCGACGACTACGATGGCGACGATGCCGATGACTACTACGACGACTGA